DNA from bacterium:
GTCCCCTGTTCGACCACCTGGCCCTGATCCATGACCACATTGACGATATTCATGCCGGCCTCGTTGGCCGCCCGGGTCTTCGCGTAGATGCGTCCCGATAGCGCCTGGGCGGCCATGACATAGCCGATCCCCCCCGCCAGGATGACCACCGTCAGGGCCGGACTCAGATAGAGGCAGAAGCCCAGACTGAAAACCAGCCCGACCGCATCGGTGACCAGTTGGGTGAAAACCACCTGCATGAAATTGCCCAGGGTGTTGATCGAATTGCCGAACACCCGCTCGTACAGGAAGCCCGTGGGAAATTGACTGTGAAAACGCAGGCAGAGTTTCTGCAGATGGGCGAAACTGGTAGTCCTCAACTCGAAAATGAGGTCCTGTTGAATCCGGTACACGAGCATCATCGCCCAAAACCAGAGCTCCATGCGCACGAACATCACGGCCAGGAACACTCCGGATGCCGCCAACGCCAGCCGCCAGCTCTGCCGTGGAATCGCCTCGTCAATCACACAAATCCGCTGGCCGATCTCGCCCCAGTTGTACTGAACCCACGGTTACTGCGGAGAGCGTTATCGAGGAGTCGCCAAAACCTGGAGAGTCAGCAATGGATGCGGCTGTGGCCAGCCCTCAGCCAGACGCTGCGGCAGGGTAACCGTCATCGCCCCGCCAACATGTCCAACGGACTCTTCGCCGGGCTGCGCATATCCTTTACTACATGCGTATAAATCATGGTCGTTTCGACATGAGAGTGACCAAGGTATTCCTGGATCTGCCGGATATCCACTCCCTGTAATAGCAAATGTGTGGCAAAGGAATGCCTCAACGTATGGACGGAGGCCGGTTTCACAATTCCTGTTGCTTGAACCGCCGCGCGTACAGCCGACTGGATGAAGCCGTCACTGGCATGATATCGCCGGATTTTACCACCTCTGGGGTCTGGGGAAAGTTTGGACGATGGGAACACATATTGCCAACCCCAGGCACACCCGGCCTTCGGGTATTTGATTGACAATGCATGGGGTAACCAGACTTCGCCCGCTCCCGCCGCCAGATCCTCCTCATGGAGCTTTTTGACGCGCTCCAAATGTTTTCTTAACGGCTCTTTTACAGACTCTGCCATCAGGGTGCTCCGGTCTTTATCGCCTTTTCCCTCCCGGACAAATACAAGGCTGTTGTCAAAATCCAAGTCTTTTACCCGCAGGCGACAACACTCCATCACCCGCAACCCGCCGCCATAGATCACTTCGGCCATTAGGCGTGTCGTTCCTTTCATGTACCCCAGAATTTTCTGAACCTCCGTTACAGTTAAGACAACAGGCAATTTCGGGCCTCGTTTGGCTCGTACGGCATGCTCCAAGTCTCCGATTTCAATATGTAGGATTTCACGACAAAGAAACAATAAGGCGCCGAATGCCTGGTTTTGTGTTGAAGCGGCAACATTGCGGCGGGTTGCCAGGTATGCGAGAAAATCTTTAATTCGTCCGCTGCTGATTGCGTATCCCCCTGCAGGCGATTTCTGTTGGGTTTCCTCAAGATAGCCCAAAAACCTCCTCGCCCAATCCAGATAGGTTCGTTCCGTTGTATAGGAGTAATGTTTCATTTGGAGCACGGTCCGCAGGGTAGCAAGGGTCTCATCGCCGGGAAACGAACCATCTTGAAACGGCCTGACGGATGAGGCCACAACGGCTGGAGATTGTTGGTCCTTGGAGAAATTGACAATATAAAGCCGGACTGCTTTTTCAGCCTGCTCCACCTGCCAATCCTTATACGAGCCACAAGCCTGGAGTTCTTCAAGGAAATGGGCAATACGATCCTCGATAGAGGGAATGGGCACTTCTATCCGTCGCGTCAGGAATTTCCGAACCCAAAATACAAGATAACGCTCATGCCCCGCCTGAATGAATCGCTGTTTAAGCAGGAATACCCCGAACTGGGAAAGTTGTATCTCTTGATTTGCTAATAAGTTATCCATGCTCCACCTTTAATTATCATGCTATGAGATTAAACACCTATTACTGTTAATACCGGCCAAAGGTGAACGAAAAGGCCATATTTAAAGCCCCGGTTCACGTCATGGTCTCCTCAATATGT
Protein-coding regions in this window:
- a CDS encoding ABC transporter transmembrane domain-containing protein, coding for MIDEAIPRQSWRLALAASGVFLAVMFVRMELWFWAMMLVYRIQQDLIFELRTTSFAHLQKLCLRFHSQFPTGFLYERVFGNSINTLGNFMQVVFTQLVTDAVGLVFSLGFCLYLSPALTVVILAGGIGYVMAAQALSGRIYAKTRAANEAGMNIVNVVMDQGQVVEQGTFDELLGRSGHFARLYAIATSTSTQRIR
- a CDS encoding integron integrase, whose product is MDNLLANQEIQLSQFGVFLLKQRFIQAGHERYLVFWVRKFLTRRIEVPIPSIEDRIAHFLEELQACGSYKDWQVEQAEKAVRLYIVNFSKDQQSPAVVASSVRPFQDGSFPGDETLATLRTVLQMKHYSYTTERTYLDWARRFLGYLEETQQKSPAGGYAISSGRIKDFLAYLATRRNVAASTQNQAFGALLFLCREILHIEIGDLEHAVRAKRGPKLPVVLTVTEVQKILGYMKGTTRLMAEVIYGGGLRVMECCRLRVKDLDFDNSLVFVREGKGDKDRSTLMAESVKEPLRKHLERVKKLHEEDLAAGAGEVWLPHALSIKYPKAGCAWGWQYVFPSSKLSPDPRGGKIRRYHASDGFIQSAVRAAVQATGIVKPASVHTLRHSFATHLLLQGVDIRQIQEYLGHSHVETTMIYTHVVKDMRSPAKSPLDMLAGR